The Intestinibaculum porci DNA window ACAGTATGGGATCATGATTATTATGGCTTTCTTATTTATCGCGATGATCGGAATCATGCTGCCAAGAGCGAGCGTTTCTGCCAACCGTATTGCGGAAGTCCTCAATACCACGCCAGCAATCGTCGAAAAAGCAACACCCGTGCCTTTTGATGACAACGAAAAAGGACGTATCGTCTTCGATGATGTCACTTTCACTTATCCTGGCGCTAGTGAACCAGCCTTAGAACATATCAGTTTCGTGGCAAAGCCTGGTCAGACAACCGCCTTTATCGGTTCGACTGGTTCGGGGAAATCTACATTGATTAACCTGATTCCGCGTTTCTATGATGTAACAAGCGGTCAGGTGAGCGTCGATGGGGTGAACGTCAAAGATAGTAGCTTACATGAATTACGTGAACGCATTGGGGTGGTGCCACAAAAAGGCGTGCTCTTTAGCGGCACTGTTACTTCTAATATTACTTATGGGGCGCCAAACGCGACCGAAGAAGATATCGCCGAAGCGGTTCGTATTTCTCAGTCAGAAGAATTTATCAGTCATTTAGAAAAGGGCATGAATACCGAAATCGCGCAGGGCGGGACGAACGTCTCTGGCGGTCAGCGTCAGCGTTTAGCGATCGCTCGGGCCTTAGCGAAGAAACCAGAAATTCTCATCTTCGATGATTCATTTAGTGCCTTAGACTTCAAGACTGATGCCAAATTACGTCATGAACTCACCAAGATGAGTGCGAAAACAAAAAATACTGTTTTAATTGTTGGTCAGCGTATTGCTTCAATCATGGATGCGGATCAAATCATCGTCTTAGATGAAGGCCGGATCGTTGGCCGCGGCACCCATAAAGAGTTATTACAAAGCTGTGAAGTGTATAAAGAAATTGCCTACTCACAGTTATCAAAGGAGGAATTAGAGAATGAGCGATAATCGTCGTCGAAGAAATAACGCTCCTAAAGGCGGTCCTCATGCCGGGGTCAGCCGTTCGGGCGAAAAAGCCAAAGACTTCTCAGGGACATTCAAAAAGCTGATTCGCTATCTTCGTCCTTACTATGCGGCTTTAATCGCTGTCATTGTGACGGCGATTGGCTCGACGATCTTCTCGATCGTCGGTCCGAAGATTTTAGCGAAAGCGACCGATAAGTTATCATCCGGGATTATGGCGAAAGTCAAAAATACCGGTGGCATTGACTTTACTTACATTACCAGAATCTTACTGATCTGTGCGACGCTCTATTTAGTATCGATGCTCTTCTCTTATATTCAGGGTTGGATCACTGCGACCGTCTCACAGAAAGTTGCCTACAACTTACGTAAAGATATCTCCGAAAAGATGGATCGTTTGCCATTGAGCTATTTCGATCGTCATTCCAGCGGGGATATCCTCTCTCGTGTCACAAATGATATTGATACCATTGCGACTTCCCTCAACCAGTCGATGTCGCAGATCATTACCTCAACGACCATGGTCATCGGGATTCTGGCGATGATGTTATCCATCTCTTGGCAGATGACCATCATTTCATTGCTGACCTTACCAGTTACCTTAACGGTCTTAGGGCAGATCATGAAACGTTCTCAGAAGTTCTACATCGCCCAGCAGAATTCCTTAGGGGATGTCGATGGGCATATCGAAGAAATGTATGGTGGACATCAGATTGTCAAAGCCTTCAATGGTGAAGCCGATGCCGTGAATACTTTTGACAAATACAACAATGAACTTTATGATTCCGGCTGGAAATCACAGTTCTTTGGTTCTTTAATGATGCCAGTCACACAGCTGATAGGGAACTTCGGTTATGTCGCTGTTTGTATTGTCGGCGGCTTCTTAGCCACCGGTGATATTATCACCGTTGGTGATATCCAGGCTTT harbors:
- a CDS encoding ABC transporter ATP-binding protein, yielding MSDNRRRRNNAPKGGPHAGVSRSGEKAKDFSGTFKKLIRYLRPYYAALIAVIVTAIGSTIFSIVGPKILAKATDKLSSGIMAKVKNTGGIDFTYITRILLICATLYLVSMLFSYIQGWITATVSQKVAYNLRKDISEKMDRLPLSYFDRHSSGDILSRVTNDIDTIATSLNQSMSQIITSTTMVIGILAMMLSISWQMTIISLLTLPVTLTVLGQIMKRSQKFYIAQQNSLGDVDGHIEEMYGGHQIVKAFNGEADAVNTFDKYNNELYDSGWKSQFFGSLMMPVTQLIGNFGYVAVCIVGGFLATGDIITVGDIQAFIQYVRSFNQPIAQVAQIMNMLQSTAAASERVFEFLDAQEMVEDKALVSRSEVDAMKGAVTFADVHFGYNPDKIIINDFNLHVHAGQKVAIVGPTGAGKTTIIKLLMRFYELNGGEIMIDGKNITDMKREDLRSMFGMVLQDTWLFNGTIKENLKYGNLDATDEEIKQACDNAYATHFIEQMPEGFDTMINEESNNISAGQKQLLTIARAFVKDPKILILDEATSSVDTRTELLIQNGMDKLMEGRTSFVIAHRLSTIRDANTIIVLKDGDIVEIGNHQQLLAKHGFYADLYQSQFERSV